The following are encoded together in the Parambassis ranga chromosome 20, fParRan2.1, whole genome shotgun sequence genome:
- the LOC114452867 gene encoding clavesin-1-like, whose product MMTHLHAGLSPETTEKARLELNENPDTLHQDIQQVRDMIVTRPDIGFLRTDDDFILRFLRARKFDQVETFRLLAQYFQFRQQNLDMFQSFKVDDPGIKRALMDGFPGVLETPDQHGRKILILFASNWDQSRNSFTDILRAILLSLEVLIENPELQINGFILIIDWSNFSFKQASKLTPNILKLAIEGLQDSFPARFGGIHFVNQPWYIHAMYTIIKPFLKDKTRKRIFLHGNNLNSLHQLIQPECLPSEFGGTLPPYDMGIWARTLLGPDYNDETEYTLTYDAMHVRENCGGGDKDMMKRSQSVVEPGTLRQTDRETSTPLLALD is encoded by the exons ATGATGACCCATCTGCACGCCGGCCTGAGTCCAGAGACGACAGAGAAAGCTCGCTTAGAGCTGAACGAAAACCCGGACACTCTGCACCAGGACATCCAGCAG GTGCGGGACATGATCGTGACGCGGCCGGACATCGGCTTCCTGCGAACGGACGATGACTTCATCCTTCGATTTCTCAGAGCCAGGAAGTTCGACCAGGTGGAGACGTTCAGACTGCTGGCGCAGTACTTCCAGTTCAGACAGCAGAACCTCGACATGTTCCAGAGCTTCAAG GTGGATGACCCTGGCATTAAGCGAGCGCTGATGGATGGTTTCCCAGGTGTCCTTGAGACCCCAGACCAACACGGGCGAAAAATCCTGATCCTGTTTGCTTCCAACTGGGACCAGAGCAG GAACTCCTTCACAGACATCCTGCGGGCCATCCTGCTCTCTCTGGAGGTTCTGATAGAAAACCCAGAGCTCCAGATCAACGggttcatcctcatcatcgacTGGAGCAACTTCTCCTTCAAACAGGCGTCCAAGCTCACCCCAAACATCCTCAAACTGGCCATCGAAGGTCTTCAG GACAGTTTCCCGGCTCGCTTCGGAGGAATCCACTTTGTGAACCAGCCCTGGTACATTCACGCCATGTACACCATCATCAAACCATTCCTCAAAGACAAGACCAGGAAAAGG aTTTTCCTCCATGGTAACAACCTGAACTCGCTCCACCAGCTCATTCAGCCTGAGTGTTTGCCGTCAGAGTTTGGCGGGACGCTGCCGCCGTACGATATGGGCATCTGGGCGCGGACGCTGCTGGGACCCGACTACAACGACGAGACGGAGTACACGCTGACCTACGATGCCATGCACGTCAGGGAGAACTGTGGGGGAGGAGACAAGGATATGATgaagag gtctcaGTCGGTGGTGGAACCAGGAACTCTTCGACAGACCGACAGGGAGACCAGCACACCGCTTCTGGCCCTCGActga
- the riok3 gene encoding serine/threonine-protein kinase RIO3, whose protein sequence is MDQAGVTAQTTKSPWGSVAPAAPTCSLTEVMSEQLAKQLDEEDSAFRTLPDPGVDLLLSDDAPDTTSDLMLAQMLQMQYDREFDDQLRREEKKFNGDSKVSISFENYRMVHPYEGSDSSEDEVDWQDTRDDPYRAEKPQTTPRRGFSGKGKNITTKHDEVTCGRKNTARMDNFAPEVLVGDGLGMDLKLSNQVFNSLKQHCYSEQRRSAKLHEKKEHSTAEQAVDPRTRLLMYKMVSAGVLENINGCISTGKESVVFHADGGSLEEQPVPDEVVLKVFKTTLNEFKNRDRYIKDDYRFKERFSKLNPRKIIRLWAEKEMHNLTRMKKAEIPCPEVVLLKKHILVMSFIGKDHVPAPKLKDAMLGSEDLKNAFYQVLHMMQQLYQECNLVHADLSEYNMLWHEGKVWLIDVSQSIEPTHPHGLEFLFRDCRNVSTFFQKRGVSEALSVYDLFNTVSGLNIPVGVEDEAEFMAEIVALEKRNEDHVQKRGKKTFPVASEDADPPLKPDADD, encoded by the exons ATGGATCAAGCAGGAGTCACAGCGCAAACAACAAAG AGCCCGTGGGGTTCGGTGGCCCCGGCAGCTCCGACCTGCTCTCTGACTGAAGTGATGAGTGAGCAGCTGGCCAAGCAGCTGGACGAGGAGGACAGCGCCTTCCGGACACTCCCAGA TCCTGGCGTCGACCTCCTGCTGTCAGACGACGCTCCCGACACCACGAGTGACCTGATGCTAGCTCAGATGCTGCAGATGCAGTACGACCGCGAGTTTGATGATCAGCTCCGCCGGGAGGAGAAGAAGTTCAACGGAGACAGCAAAG TGTCCATCTCCTTCGAGAACTACCGGATGGTCCATCCGTATGAGGGCAGCGACAGCTCAGAGGACGAGGTGGACTGGCAGGACACCAGAGACGACCCCTACAGAGCCG aaAAACCTCAGACCACGCCCCGGAGAGGGTTCTCTGGGAAAGGCAAGAACATCACAACCAAACATGATGAGGTGACCTGCGGTCGCAAGAACACGGCCCGCATGGACAAC TTCGCTCCTGAGGTCCTCGTCGGCGATGGTTTGGGGATGGACCTGAAGTTGTCCAATCAGGTCTTTAACTCCTTAAAGCAGCACTGCTACAGCGAGCAGAGACGCAGCGCCAAACTGCACGAGAAGAAGGAGCACTCGACCGCC GAACAAGCGGTGGACCCTCGCACTCGTCTGCTGATGTACAAGATGGTGAGCGCCGGCGTGCTGGAAAACATCAATGGCTGCATCAGCACGGGGAAGGAGTCTGTGGTGTTCCATGCTGACGGAGGGAG cctggaGGAGCAGCCCGTCCCAGACGAAGTGGTGCTGAAAGTGTTCAAAACGACACTGAACGAGTTCAAGAACAGAGACCGCTACATCAAAGACGACTATCGCTTCAAAGAGCGGTTCAGCAAACTGAACCCACGCAAGATCATCCGGCTGTGGGCGGAGAAGGAGATGCACAACCTCACCAG gatgaAGAAAGCGGAGATCCCCTGTCCCGAGGTGGTGCTCTTGAAGAAACACATCCTGGTGATGTCGTTTATTGGTAAAGACCACGTTCCTGCACCCAAACTCAAAGACGCCATGTTGGGCTCAGAGGACTTGAAGAACGCCTTCTACCAGGTCCTACAT ATGATGCAGCAGCTGTATCAGGAGTGTAACCTGGTCcatgctgacctgagtgaataCAACATGCTGTGGCACGAGGGGAAG gtGTGGCTGATCGACGTCAGTCAGTCCATCGAGCCCACTCATCCTCACGGCCTGGAGTTCCTCTTCAGAGACTGCAGGAACGTTTCCACG TTCTTCCAGAAGCGCGGGGTGAGCGAGGCTCTGAGCGTGTACGACCTGTTCAACACGGTATCCGGACTGAACATCCCTGTCGGCGTGGAGGACGAGGCCGAGTTCATGGCTGAG ATCGTGGCGCTGGAGAAGAGGAACGAGGATCACGTGCAGAAGCGTGGGAAGAAAACGTTCCCCGTGGCCTCCGAGGACGCCGACCCTCCTTTAAAACCCGACGCTGATGACTAA